The segment tttttaacaagtcAAATCTGCAGCATCATTGTATTAAATACTAATGATTATTTACTTTATGTTTAGAGAGAGCTCTAATAATTCTGTGGTTAAAATTTCCCTAAACTTTGTCATTGTTTCTATGCCCTTTTGACATCATAAGAAGAAATAGATTCGGTAGCTGTTGAGATACTGCGGCCCCTTTCAATACGAAACGACGTTTGTCGATGATAGAGATATTTGTGGGTGAAAAGACATCGGCTTACGCTAGAGGACTAGATTATTTAGTTAAAGGACCAGGCATTGAATATGCGCGGGATAGATGGACTAAACGCAGACAGTCTATTCCTTGAGTAATCTGACTTCGTTTATTGAGTACCTATACGACAACGCGACAGAGGGACATTTGAAGCATTAAGTCTGACACCCAGCCTTTAAAAGATCGACGCACCTGCTCAACATCCGTGGGAAAAGAGGAAACAGTGGAATGAGAAGAAAATCGTGCCAGAAGTGTATCGTTCAATGcaatatttattacactatAATAGGTAAATCAGTTTCAACTGTTCAAGTACAAATAGAAAGAGTCTAAGCTTTAAGTGCCAATATAGTTTTACTCATCATAAGCAAAGGCAAGTGTGACGTGAACATCTCATTTGGGATCTTAGCTTGTTCAGCCTCCTGGATCAGCTTCACGTAGTGCTTGTTGGAGTGAAGGGACAAATATACCTTCACGAGTTCAGGCTTGAGTATCTCATGAATGAGAGCGTTGAACACTTTGGAgttcttcctcttctcctcAAACGCCTGCTCAATCTTCGCTACAGGTACTACAGCCAGAATGTCTTTCCCTAAACCTGCAATTCCACCAGAGATTTTGAGGTCCAACTCATCCAGAGCCGAGATATGGCCGAGACCCAGGCTGTCGTTCATTTTGTTTATCATGGAGATGATGTCGAGACCAGCGTTCTGTATGTACTTAAGCAGGTGCTTCACTGCTGGGATTGCTTCTACGTCGGAGACGAACAGCTTCAATTCGCTGGATTGGAGAACCTTCAGGGCAGTTTGGACTTCCTTGTCCTGGGCCGCGTATGCCTTGATGATGGGGATTATTTTCTCAAACGGTACCAGGTCGACCAGGTCCTGCAACTCTTTGGCAAGAGCACCTGAGCCGGAAGCTGGGAGCTTGTACGCGGTCAGGGGACTGGCCATGGCCAGGACAGCCAAGATTGCTAAGGCGAATTTCATCTGCAAGGAAATTAGAATTCAATGAATTGTAATTGATGGGTATTACGAAATTTTCCTACCGGGGATAGTCCATTTAGTCTTTGTTTTATAGAGAAATCTTCAGTAGAACTGATGAGCACAGTTTAGGAATTATATATGATTTTAATTTGATACTCTATGAAAGTGACATAGTTTCAACTGACTTTCAAGTGACTCAACTATTTCGAATTTCCGAATAAAAACGTAGGCGGTGTGGAATTGTGCAGTCTATGTTTAATTAAACCGAAGTTTACATTTCAAAACCTACTAAACGAGTGTTTAGATTATTCGCATAACGAGAGCAATAATTGTCATTTCGCAGACTTAAGTTTGGGATATTCTAAAGTATATACCGAACCTAAGTAAGTCAGCGGGTCAATAAAACGCTTCAATTGATTTAACATCTATTCATTGATTTTACTACAAAGTTCCGTTCGCAATGGTTTCATGACAAAGAAATACAAGCTGTTTTAGTACTTACCTTTGTGTTTCTTGCGAcgctactcgttccactcgtgtTTGAACTTGAGGAAATTGATGCCTCTACTAGTTTTCACTGTGATTTATATACTACCTGCATCCAATAGATTAGTGTCGATAAGATTCTGTAAACTTAGATATACGGTGTTATGTCATAAACTCAACGAGTTCTTGGAATTGTGAAACAATTCACCACTGAATTCGCACGTTCACTTCCACGTTACTCACATTTTTGTGACGCCTATTTTTCCCCGGGAGCTGCGCCACCCACAAATGTGTGACGGTTTTAAGTAGGTAACTGATAAGAAAGGATTTTACTAAGTTCTTACAAGAATACTTAAcagtatttatatattattattaatataacataaacagatacaaaattatacttacaatattaaaattattttgcatgaTAATTTCTAAAACACCCGAGCATATTTGCGGTGTGTTTAAACATTTGCAATATGTTCCAGTCGTCTTGATATATTTCCTTGCTTGCTGTCGACAAGGAGAGGTTTtacaggtgtccgcctccgattgctgtgttttttttatatgttttagaggaccgaaaaatatcaattaagtgtttctttattttggcccgtttgcatagtgatttatttatttatttataaactggaaatgtcccattagtgtacaaaaCGATGTGacaaattcatttatttattatattgggCTCCAACCCGTCAAATAAATCTCCCAATATTGATAGAGGAagcgcagcatatttggaatactgttggtaatttggaataccgaaggtgaaggtaatttggattaatccaaagcttagcaatgcttttgtttcacgcgtaacggctaccgccgcgcgggtttgggccagcgctgtcgatttatatttacctaagattattCCTCCATTGAGATTTTTTAGTCTGATTACAttacagaagaaaataatattattatctacatgttttcttaaattttataaagtgaaggtaatttAGAATACCGgtgttccaaattacctgcaccttaacgaaatcgatacttcctgtaatttttcatttagaccaaagtttcagcaacttttcgatttttattattactgagagtttgaaatacaAAAGTTTATTactttccctatgatattatgcagtttcatTTGTTCCCATCCTGTGCCGtacttttttattcgtcttaaacaaactgatattccaaatatactgcacttcctctaataaaatacagaataacACTCTTGAATTCAATAAGCCCAAAAAATGGCCTCTTCACTAAATATCTCCACTTAAAAGCAGTGTATTAAAATAACATTCTACGAGACCAAAAGAAATAACCTttaaccttcctctttcgagaTCACAGGTTCAAGATTCTCTTTTCACTCGGCAAGCTGCCCAATATTTCGAAAGCTCCAAGCTACACCGGCGCATCACTCAGAAATTAAAGATTCTTCTCGTGAATTAATACCATCGCCGGCGAGCGTATCATCCGAGGCGCGTTCGAGTTCCTTGAAAGACGTCGGAGTTGTACAGAAAATCCTTTGGAGATCCCTCGGCCTTCGAGTCGAAGTAGAACGTCTCTAAATGCCTTTCCATACGGGCTGCCATGAATTTCTTATCTCCACGCTGCCGCCATCGGGCTGCTACTTAGCGAGCGATATCCAGCAGCTAGTAAGTCTCCTTCAGCGGACAATTAACGCGATATTAGCAACTCTTTAATCCTGCTGCCCGGTCTCAGAGACCCGCGCCACTCGTCCTCGGCGAGACGCGCCGATTAATAATGCAACCAAGAGTCGCTTCCGCCGCATGCCCTCCTCGCCTTCGAAACTTCCCCCCCGGTGATTTACCCGGCCGGGCATTAATTATGCTCCGACGACTTCCGTTTATTGCTTTATCGCTGAAAAAAGGAACAgcccgggggggggggatggACTGGCATCCGGGCCGAGATTCTGCATCGAGTAAAAACTCTTCTCGCCGAGTCTCGCGCAAAGTGGGGAACTTTGCTCGGAGAACGTCCATGCTCGTTGTGCAAATTGTTTCGCCTCTATCATCGATCGGAACGGTTGCGTTCGATAAGATACACATTATCGTTATCTGGCGCGGTGGAGCTATAATCTCATTGATATGCGCAACAATATGTAACAAATATCGGACGATGTTTATATAACGATTGCGCGATGATGGAAGGGCAGCTGGTGCCGTTGCATAAGGATGAATTGCTTCTGGGCTGCTTGTTGACTCGCAGGCGAAGATCCTGTGAATGAAAGGGATTGGATGACGGTGGCCGCGGGCCGGGTCTCAGCTTCGTTTGTTTTCGTAGTTACTTTAGGTGGTTGGTTAGCTGGGGGCATCGGGAACACGCACGTAGTACGTGCGCCCCGGTCCGGCGCGACACGGAGAGGGTTCATTGAAAAACAGAGTGGCAATTCCGCAGAGTAGAAGGCGCGAAGTGAAAAGAGCATTTCATGGACTGCCGCGCTTTTCGCAGCAG is part of the Andrena cerasifolii isolate SP2316 chromosome 1, iyAndCera1_principal, whole genome shotgun sequence genome and harbors:
- the LOC143374484 gene encoding protein G12-like, translated to MKFALAILAVLAMASPLTAYKLPASGSGALAKELQDLVDLVPFEKIIPIIKAYAAQDKEVQTALKVLQSSELKLFVSDVEAIPAVKHLLKYIQNAGLDIISMINKMNDSLGLGHISALDELDLKISGGIAGLGKDILAVVPVAKIEQAFEEKRKNSKVFNALIHEILKPELVKVYLSLHSNKHYVKLIQEAEQAKIPNEMFTSHLPLLMMSKTILALKA